One segment of Pyricularia oryzae 70-15 chromosome 3, whole genome shotgun sequence DNA contains the following:
- a CDS encoding epoxide hydrolase 2: protein MASANLAKLAPNDPRVEHKDVQVNGRTYHYMLARPPAGAEPKATILLVHGFPDLGLGWRHQVPVLAAQGFQVVVPDMLGYGGTDAPQDVEPYRHKSIIDDLLALLDSQDLIVPLGPSRERRVVLGGHDWGGQIVWRFTEWYPERIAATFSVCTPFFPPMPSFIDLSTLTQIIPSFKYQLQFASEEVVDRTTGPDGKPSRAVIRDFLNALWGGAGTIQAADAPKGFTAAEGVNFSIIKDLPQAQLMSVEELDFYADQYSRNGMRGPTNWYRLRKLNFEDELTLIERRQKQAEETGDEPKIKTPSLFISASRDVALPPAMSANMDMCFESLTRGHVDASHWALVEAASEVNATILSFLDNVIKPKASL, encoded by the coding sequence ATGGCCTCAGCCAACCTCGCCAAGTTGGCGCCCAACGACCCTCGGGTCGAGCACAAGGACGTGCAGGTAAACGGCAGGACCTACCACTACATGCTGGCCCGGCCCCCCGCAGGCGCCGAGCCCAAGGCCACCATCCTCCTGGTGCACGGCTTCCCAGACCTGGGCCTGGGGTGGCGCCACCAGGTCCCCGTCCTGGCCGCGCAGGGCTTCCAGGTCGTGGTGCCGGACATGCTCGGCTACGGCGGAACCGACGCGCCTCAAGACGTAGAGCCGTACCGCCACAAGTCCATCATCGACGACCTGCTGGCCCTGCTCGACTCGCAGGACCTCATCGTGCCGCTCGGCCCGAGCAGGGAGCGCCGCGTCGTGCTGGGCGGCCACGACTGGGGCGGCCAGATCGTCTGGCGCTTCACCGAGTGGTACCCCGAGCGCATCGCCGCCACCTTCTCCGTCTGCACGCCCTTCTtcccgcccatgccgtccttCATCGACCTGTCCACCCTGACCCAGATCATCCCAAGCTTCAAGTACCAGCTGCAGTTCGCGTCCGAGGAGGTCGTGGACCGCACCACGGGTCCCGACGGGAAGCCGAGCCGCGCCGTCATCCGCGACTTTCTCAACGCGCTGTGGGGCGGCGCCGGCACGATCCAGGCCGCCGACGCGCCCAAGGGCTTCACAGCGGCCGAGGGCGTCAACTTCTCCATCATCAAGGACCTGCCGCAGGCGCAGCTGATGAGCGTCGAGGAGCTCGACTTTTATGCGGACCAGTACTCTCGCAATGGCATGCGCGGGCCGACAAACTGGTACCGGCTCAGAAAGTTGAACTTTGAGGACGAGCTGACCTTGATCGAAAGGAGGCAGAAGCAGGCCGAGGAGACGGGTGATGAGCCCAAGATCAAGACCCCATCGCTCTTCATCTCGGCCTCGAGGGACGTCGCCCTGCCGCCTGCCATGTCGGCCAACATGGACATGTGCTTCGAGAGCCTGACCCGTGGTCACGTCGACGCTTCGCACTGGGCCCTCGTCGAGGCTGCCAGCGAGGTCAATGCTACCATTCTGAGCTTCTTGGACAATGTCATTAAGCCAAAGGCATCCCTGTAG
- a CDS encoding pre-mRNA-splicing factor SYF2 produces the protein MSDSTPTEAAVAESNTAGNEATTNSDKASPETTTTSTTEPGNTAKTAAAERMARFRALQARAKTSSDQNLKAATAESRREASDPSQLTALHRRHAIASHKILKADVEESGGDFERKRAWDWTAEESERWDKRVKKKEAARDNNAFQDYRHEAEKIYKRQLKNMPPDMERYAKDKMAAIDKAAAAGTLDIVETEDGELIAVDRAGTFYSTTDSTDFAKNKPDKEAIDRLVNDMKKAEDVAAKKRKARMAKNGEDDDVTYINDKNKQFNQKLARFYNKYTAEIRESFERGTMI, from the coding sequence ATGAGCGACAGTACACCAACCGAAGCAGCGGTTGCCGAATCAAATACCGCCGGCAACGAGGCCACAACAAACAGCGACAAGGCATCCCCAGAGACAACCACCACAAGCACAACGGAGCCGGGGAACACGGCCAAGACGGCAGCGGCGGAGCGCATGGCCCGCTTCCGCGCGCTGCAGGCACGCGCCAAGACGTCATCGGACCAGAACCTCAAGGCGGCGACGGCCGAGTCGCGGCGGGAGGCGTCGGACCCCTCGCAGCTGACGGCGCTGCACCGGCGGCACGCCATCGCGTCGCACAAGATCCTCAAGGCGGATGTGGAGGAGAGCGGCGGCGACTTTGAGCGCAAGCGGGCCTGGGACTGGACGGCCGAGGAGAGCGAGCGGTGGGACAAGCGcgtcaagaagaaggaggcgGCGCGCGACAACAACGCCTTCCAGGACTACAGGCACGAGGCCGAAAAGATTTACAAGCGCCAGCTCAAAAACATGCCGCCCGACATGGAGCGCTACGCAAAGGACAAGATGGCCGCCATCGACAAGGCCGCGGCCGCGGGGACGCTGGACATCGTCGAGACGGAGGACGGCGAGCTCATCGCCGTCGATCGCGCGGGCACATTTTACTCCACCACCGACTCTACCGACTTTGCCAAGAACAAGCCCGACAAGGAGGCCATAGACAGGCTGGTCAACGATATGAAGAAGGCCGAGGACGTCGCGGCCAAGAAGAGGAAGGCCCGCATGGCCAAGAACGGAGAGGATGACGACGTCACATATATCAACGACAAGAACAAGCAGTTCAACCAAAAGCTGGCAAGGTTCTACAACAAGTACACGGCGGAGATCAGAGAAAGTTTCGAGCGCGGCACGATGATATGA
- a CDS encoding peroxin 26, with product MAFPGSPTATLSPSTTASDPFNFRSSISSLTSTNTSRRQSSNISKTYRQASTLFLTRRLPEALSTVLPLVTPPGQGTSEDVLAEPTPVAKASRNTRVKVWSLYLTTLNAIMEMDPEEGKASFGTKEWRAICSKVRDGEIWEEVVRNGYHGIEGDVDSDVVINLATLLLAHANNQGLNQKRLETYLAASNTPSLDLYSKFQDPSTPRQRPRSPVKPHHAPTPSGADTPRDLNARVKILELYTLHVLIRNNEWDYAREFISVSSVLDDERREAFLMALQSLQEEHEAQEAHEKQERQKQEDQLRRDLEEARRLRAENEERERKRLEEERVRREGSEVDYGIEETPGRVVRNPPGGTSRKSKPQGKDKRAVAAPSFTARAAIVISNLKGLIERMSASIQANPGPLLRMLAFIVSLLVIFGQQRIRERVSRILGNSWSKVKATAGMGVKASYI from the exons ATGGCTTTCCCCGGATCACCGACGGCTACACTTAGCCCATCAACCACTGCATCAGACCCTTTCAACTTCCGGTCCTCGATTTCATCCCTCACATCGACAAACACGTCGAGGAGGCAGTCGTCAAATATTTCCAAAACATACCGGCAGGCGTCTACACTATTCCTGACGCGTCGCTTACCCGAAGCTCTTTCAACCGTCCTTCCTCTTGTGACGCCGCCAGGCCAGGGAACCAGTGAAGATGTGTTGGCCGAGCCTACACCGGTCGCAAAGGCGTCCCGGAACACCAGAGTCAAAGTATGGAGTCTGTACCTGACCACCTTGAATGCGATTATGGAGATGGACCCGGAGGAGGGCAAGGCATCATTTGGAACAAAGGAATGGAGGGCGATCTGCAGCAAGGTTCGGGACGGTGAGATTTGGGAGGAGGTTGTTCGCAATGGCTACCACGGCATCGAGGGAGACGTCGACTCTGACGTTGTAATCAATTT AGCCACACTACTCCTTGCCCACGCAAACAACCAAGGCCTCAATCAGAAGCGCCTGGAGACGTACCTTGCAGCTTCCAACACGCCCAGCCTGGACCTGTACAGCAAGTTTCAGGACCCCAGCACCCCGCGCCAAAGGCCGCGCTCTCCCGTGAAGCCGCACCACGCTCCTACACCTTCCGGTGCCGACACGCCGCGCGACCTGAACGCACGGGTCAAAATTCTCGAGCTGTACACTCTGCACGTCCTCATACGGAACAATGAATGGGACTATGCCCGCGAGTTCATTAGCGTGAGTTCCGTGTTGGATGACGAGCGTCGCGAGGCCTTCCTCATGGCGCTGCAAAGCCTTCAGGAAGAACACGAGGCGCAAGAGGCCCACGAAAAGCAGGAGAGGCAAAAACAGGAGGATCAACTGCGCAGAGATCTGGAGGAGGCCAGGAGGCTCAGGGCCGAGAATGAGGAGAGGGAGAGGAAGCGGCTCGAGGAAGAGAGGGTGCGCCGCGAAGGTAGCGAGGTTGACTATGGCATCGAGGAGACGCCCGGTCGCGTTGTGAGGAATCCTCCTGGCGGGACTTCTAGAAAGTCAAAACCCCAAGGGAAGGATAAACGTGCTGTGGCTGCACCCTCATTTACGGCGCGTGCCGCCATCGTCATATCGAACCTGAAGGGCCTGATTGAGAGGATGAGCGCATCAATACAGGCAAACCCAGGGCCTTTGTTGCGTATGCTTGCATTTATTGTAAGCCTGCTGGTTATATTTGGACAGCAAAGGATCAGGGAACGAGTATCACGCATCCTTGGGAATTCTTGGTCCAAGGTTAAAGCCACAGCAGGCATGGGAGTCAAGGCTAGCTATATTTGA
- a CDS encoding NAD dependent epimerase/dehydratase yields MSAAKAAAKRLVVCGGNGFLGSRICKYGVTRGWDVISISRSGEPHWASVGPTASPPPWAHQVSWERADIFQPEAWAPLVKGADYVVHSMGILLEADYKGAISGRENPVQGLKKAFAAKPPSDPRQLTYEMMNRDSAITLAREASKANVGAFAYISAAGNAPVLPARYLSTKREAESTIASEFPRMRSVFIRAPFLYDTSRLFTVPMAALTGLGTLFNRTTGGVFGNFLGAAAIKPLKAEDVAAAVIEALSEEDVRGPIEVAEIEELANKGWRKGML; encoded by the exons ATGTCTGCTGCTAAAGCTGCAGCCAAACGGCTGGTCGTCTGCGGAGGCAACGGCTTTCTCGGATCAAGAATTTGCAAATACGGTGTCACAAGAGGTTGGGATGTTATTTCAATAAG CCGCTCAGGTGAACCGCACTGGGCATCGGTGGGACCAACGGCATCCCCGCCTCCGTGGGCTCACCAGGTCAGCTGGGAGCGGGCCGACATCTTTCAGCCAGAGGCCTGGGCTCCCCTGGTGAAGGGAGCCGACTACGTCGTGCACAGCATGGGCATCCTGCTCGAGGCCGACTACAAGGGCGCCATATCCGGGAGGGAGAACCCCGTCCAGGGGCTGAAGAAGGCCTTTGCGGCGAAACCCCCCTCGGATCCCCGCCAGCTGACCTACGAGATGATGAACCGCGACAGCGCCATCACGCTTGCCAGGGAAGCCTCCAAGGCGAACGTCGGTGCCTTTGCTTACATCTCGGCGGCCGGGAACGCCCCCGTGCTCCCGGCCAGGTACCTCAGCACCAAGCGCGAGGCGGAAAGCACCATAGCCAGCGAGTTCCCCAGGATGCGCAGCGTCTTCATCCGGGCGCCATTTTTGTACGACACTTCCAGGCTTTTCACGGTCCCCATGGCGGCGCTTACGGGTCTCGGTACATTGTTCAACCGGACCACCGGTGGGGTCTTTGGGAACTTTCTGGGTGCAGCAGCCATCAAGCCGCTCAAGGCAGAGGATGTGGCCGCCGCAGTGATTGAAGCTTTGAGCGAGGAGGATGTCCGGGGCCCAATCGAGGTGGCCGAAATCGAGGAGCTGGCCAATAAAGGCTGGAGGAAAGGCATGCTGTGA
- a CDS encoding AF-9, with protein sequence MAPQNNLGKRVKGTSVHRPFIYGTTAKPFDDEKNPKPPGVPDDHTHSWQVFVKGVEDTDVTYWLKRVQFKLHESIPNHIRMVDSEPGKAFVVNETGWGEFEIAIKLYYVPESGEKPQTLYHHLRLHPYGRTDAEKDAMRASGEVTAWTYEEQIFNEPYEVFYDVLTSGALPTTAAGANRGKGKGSAPAVGGVRTEGGVLERSAMIPLSNRPGQPFSRDTEQLEVERLKKAQEKAQALMSTLQTQLKNKEAALQKLRKQTASAK encoded by the exons ATGGCACCACAGAACAACCTGGGCAAGCGCGTCAAGGGCACCTCGGTACACCGGCCATTTATTTACGGGACCACGGCGAAACCGTTTGACGATGAAAAGAATCCCAAGCCGCCCGGCGTACCCGACGACCACACGCACTCGTGGCAGGTCTTTGTCAAGGGTGTCGAGGACACCGATGTGACCTACTGGCTGAAGCGGGTGCAGTTCAAGCTGCACGAATCCATCCCGAACCACATACGAa TGGTCGACAGCGAACCCGGAAAAGCATTCGTGGTTAACGAGACAGGGTGGGGCGAGTTCGAGATCGCGATAAAGCTCTACTACGTGCCCGAATCGGGCGAGAAGCCGCAGACGCTGTACCACCACCTGCGCTTGCATCCGTACGGGCGGACCGACGCCGAAAAGGACGCCATGCGCGCGTCGGGCGAGGTCACGGCCTGGACCTACGAGGAGCAGATCTTCAACGAGCCCTACGAGGTCTTTTACGACGTCCTGACCAGCGGTGCCCTGCCGACCACGGCCGCCGGCGCCAACcgcggcaagggcaagggctcCGCGCCCGCCGTCGGCGGGGTGCGGACCGAGGGAGGGGTGCTCGAGAGGAGCGCCATGATCCCGTTGAGCAACAGGCCCGGGCAGCCTTTCAGCCGCGACACGGAGCAGCTCGAGGTCGAGAGGCTCAAGAAAGCTCAGGAGAAGGCACAGGCGCTGATGAGCACGCTGCAGACTCAGCTGAAGAATAAAGAGGCTGCTCTGCAGAAGTTAAGGAAGCAGACAGCTTCCGCAAAATGA
- a CDS encoding mitochondrial distribution and morphology protein 34, whose translation MAFNFNWSPLTADASFYKRARDLLTTALNKSPKPPIIVDDILVTEFNLGSVPPELEILEIGDLAEDRFRGIFKMTYSGDAFLTLKTRVQANPLNTYLYSKPSFTSPEPLAAASGLTIPLQITLSEIKLSAFIILVFSKQKGLTLVFRNDPLESLKVSSTFDSIQFVRDYLQRTIEGKLRNLMMDELPAIIHKLSLQLWCPEQMSKEDHEKTNEMDEQAVNPFASPPLDAVDAHGNLLDPIDISSIAVNGGAELQSLFSQKNLFRLGNLVNTQLTSSLFTPSVPEVIFRAKAGPVDKPEASSTTPLTTPSLVKSHSFHGTSTVYTFSDTSSQNNGQLPSRPSLVSLGSATTGLGLAASRNAKPYANRKKKTRVVNLRRKTDTAASSEMGDTMSDSASVQASESITMSDSIPEDPEEQPELTMSGSSRVRFGLGGERSALPQRPALRRDLFNPDEATASAEISQPQVARSTPEKETAAPVRTSENDKRSDSKRRGPRSETPSVILEQAWIMKMAGEIAKRVYDEKQRNPSFWDEREDSPPPAYEAQPTTAAS comes from the exons ATGGCATTCAACTTCAACTGGTCGCCGCTGACGGCCGACGCGAGCTTCTACAAGCGCGCCCGAGACCTGCTCACGACTGCCTTGAACAAATCACCAAAACCTCCGATAATTGTCGATGACATCCTCGTTACCGAATTCAACCTGGGCTCCGTGCCTCCGGAGCTTGAGATCCTCGAGATTGGCGATCTGGCAGAGGATCGATTCAGGGGCATCTTCAAGATGACATATTCTGGAGATGCCTTTCTGACGCTGAAGACACGAGTCCAA GCAAACCCCCTCAACACATATCTCTATTCAAAGCCAAGCTTCACATCACCAGAGCCACTTGCAGCAGCCTCGGGCCTGACAATACCTCTGCAAATAACATTATCAGAGATCAAGCTCTCGGCTTTCATCATTCTAGTGTTTTCGAAACAAAAGGGACTCACCCTGGTTTTCCGCAATGATCCTCTCGAGTCTCTCAAGGTCTCGTCGACCTTCGACTCGATCCAGTTCGTCCGAGATTATCTTCAAAGGACTATCGAAGGGAAGCTAAGAAATTTGATGATGGACGAGCTACCGGCAATCATCCACAAGCTGTCGCTGCAGCTCTGGTGTCCCGAACAAATGTCCAAGGAGGACCACGAAAAGACGAACGAAATGGATGAGCAAGCCGTCAACCCTTTCGCCAGCCCACCACTCGATGCTGTGGATGCCCATGGAAATCTCTTGGATCCCATAGACATATCAAGCATAGCTGTTAATGGTGGGGCCGAGTTGCAATCTCTGTTCTCCCAGAAGAACCTGTTCCGTCTTGGAAACCTGGTTAACACTCAACTTACCTCGTCACTTTTCACGCCTTCGGTTCCTGAGGTGATATTCAGGGCGAAAGCTGGCCCGGTGGACAAGCCCGAGGCAAGCAGCACTACGCCGTTAACTACGCCCAGCCTGGTCAAATCACACTCTTTCCATGGCACATCAACGGTGTATACATTCTCGGATACGAGCAGTCAAAACAATGGACAACTGCCGTCTCGACCGTCACTTGTTAGCCTGGGATCTGCCACTACTGGTCTCGGCCTTGCCGCGAGCAGAAATGCAAAGCCTTACGCCAacaggaaaaagaagacaagGGTCGTTAATCTTCGACGCAAGACTGACACGGCTGCCAGTAGTGAGATGGGCGACACGATGTCTGATTCTGCCTCAGTACAAGCTTCAGAGTCGATTACCATGTCGGACTCTATTCCTGAGGACCCTGAAGAACAGCCAGAACTGACCATGTCTGGCTCGAGTCGGGTTCGTTTTGGCTTGGGCGGGGAGAGAAGCGCTCTTCCGCAACGTCCGGCTCTGCGCCGTGACCTTTTCAACCCGGATGAAGCGACAGCATCTGCCGAGATTTCTCAGCCCCAAGTTGCACGGTCGACACCAGAAAAGGAGACCGCGGCACCTGTGCGGACATCAGAAAATGACAAACGCAGCGACTCAAAACGTCGAGGGCCGCGCTCCGAAACCCCTTCAGTTATTTTGGAACAAGCCTGGATAATGAAGATGGCTGGCGAGATTGCCAAGCGAGTCTACGATGAGAAGCAACGCAACCCCAGCTTTTGGGACGAGAGGGAAGATTCCCCTCCTCCTGCGTACGAGGCCCAGCCCACTACGGCGGCCTCATAA
- a CDS encoding 26S protease regulatory subunit 6A translates to MSTLEELDDLDRQEREDKDKKDGKKDGGKDDKNKSGDGDDEMKDAEPEEDDVLDEEILSLSTQDILTRRRLLENDSRIMRSEYQRLSHERQTMQEKIKDNLEKIANNRQLPYLVGNVVELLDLDPTAESSEEGANIDLDATRVGKSAVIKTSTRQTIFLPLIGLVDPATLKPADLIGVNKDSYLILDTLPAEYDSRVKAMEVDEKPTEKYSDVGGLDKQIEELVEAIVWPMKEAERFKKIGIKAPKGALMYGPPGTGKTLLARACAAQTDATFLKLAGPQLVQMFIGDGAKLVRDCFALAKEKAPSIIFIDELDAVGTKRFDSEKSGDREVQRTMLELLNQLDGFASDDRIKVLAATNRVDVLDPALLRSGRLDRKIEFPLPNEEARAQILKIHSRKMRFDPAVNWGELARSTDEFGGAMLKAVCVEAGMIALRMGKNKIGHEHYVDAIAEVQAKKKDTVNFYA, encoded by the exons ATGTCGACCCTCGAAGAGCTTGATGACCTCGACCGTCAAGAGCGCGAGGACAAGGATAAGAAGGATGGCAAGAAGGATGGCGGCAAAGACGACAAGAACAAGTCTGGTGATGGTGACGATGAGATGAAGGATGCGGAGCCCGAGGAGGATGATGTCCTCGACGAGGAGATTTTGAGCCTCAGCACACAGGATATCCTGACCCGGAGGCGGCTGCTCGAAAACGACTCGAGGATCATGAGGAGCGAATATCAGCGGCTCTCGCACGAGAGGCAGACGATGCAAGAAAAGATTAAGGACAATCTCGAAAAGATCGCAAACAACCG TCAACTTCCTTACCTGGTCGGAAACGTTGTCGAGCTCCTGGATCTTGACCCAACAGCCGAGTCGTCGGAGGAGGGCGCCAACATTGACCTGGACGCCACGCGGGTCGGCAAGTCAGCAGTCATCAAGACGTCCACAAGACAGACAATATTCCTACCTTTGATCGGTTTGGTCGACCCAGCAACCCTCAAACCGGCTGATCTGATCGGTGTGAACAAGGACTCGTACCTCATCCTCGACACGCTGCCCGCAGAGTATGACAGCAGAGTCAAGGCCATGGAGGTGGACGAGAAGCCCACTGAAAAGTACAGTGACGTTGGTGGTCTGGACAAACAGATCGAGGAGTTGGTGGAGGCTATTGTCTGGCCCATGAAGGAGGCAGAGCGCTTCAAGAAGATTGGCATCAAGGCACCTAAAG GTGCACTGATGTACGGTCCTCCTGGAACCGGAAAGACGCTCCTGGCTCGTGCATGCGCGGCCCAGACGGATGCAACCTTCCTCAAGCTTGCCGGTCCTCAGCTGGTACAGATGTTCATAGGAGATGGAGCCAAGCTGGTGCGCGACTGCTTTGCCCTCGCCAAGGAGAAGGCACCGTCCATTATCTTCATAGACGAGCTGGACGCTGTAGGAACAAAGCGTTTCGACAGCGAGAAGTCAGGTGACCGTGAGGTGCAGAGGACCATGTTGGAACTGCTCAACCAGTTGGACGGTTTCGCATCTGACGACCGCATCAAGGTGCTGGCGGCGACCAACCGTGTCGATGTGTTGGACCCTGCCCTGCTGCGTTCCGGACGTCTTGACCGCAAGATCGAATTTCCGCTCCCCAACGAGGAAGCGCGGGCACAGATTCTCAAGATTCACAGCCGAAAGATGCGTTTTGACCCAGCAGTCAACTGGGGCGAGCTGGCACGGAGTACCGACGAGTTCGGTGGTGCTATGCTGAAGGCTGTCTGCGTTGAGGCCGGCATGATTGCTCTCCGTATGGGCAAGAACAAGATTGGGCACGAGCATTATGTGGACGCCATCGCCGAGGTgcaggccaagaagaaggac ACCGTCAACTTTTACGCGTGA